Proteins co-encoded in one Quercus robur chromosome 8, dhQueRobu3.1, whole genome shotgun sequence genomic window:
- the LOC126694583 gene encoding uncharacterized protein LOC126694583 isoform X1: protein MLQISLQNLRQVLILVALHPFRGKSSMENGRYGLYRQSSGLWRSLRDGDFEEEDVWAVLRDRTDSTSMIGKSKEPSTSVPRPLPSASRMIPRATNSSCSSNGSSHEPKIVQQSAPVNIPDWSAIYGKKSKKASKNASWHDDDDDDDHGVMNDAGDSDEDEDEDEYNYRLPPHEIISRRLARSQISSFSVFEGVGRTLKGRDLSKVRNAVLTRTGFLESP from the exons ATGTTGCAGATATCCTTGCAGAATCTGAGGCAAGTTCTGATTTTGGTGGCTCTTCATCCATTCAGAG GCAAATCATCAATGGAAAATGGTAGATATGGTTTATACAGGCAGAGCAGTGGTCTGTGGAGGTCCTTGAGAGATGGAGACTTTGAGGAAGAAGATGTTTGGGCTGTTCTCAGAGATAGGACAGATTCGACTTCCATGATTGGCAAATCCAAAGAACCTTCTACTTCTGTTCCTAGACCACTCCCAAGTGCTTCAAGAATGATACCAAGGGCTACAAATAGTAGTTGTAGTAGTAATGGATCTTCTCATGAACCCAAAATTGTTCAGCAATCAGCACCTGTGAACATTCCTGACTGGTCAGCGATTTATGGAAAGAAGTCAAAAAAGGCCTCTAAGAATGCTTCATggcatgatgatgatgatgatgatgatcatgGGGTTATGAATGATGCAGGGGACAGtgatgaagatgaggatgaggatgagtaCAATTACAGGTTACCCCCACATGAAATTATTTCTAGGAGGCTTGCAAGAAGTCAGATatcttctttctctgtttttgaAGGTGTTGGGAGGACTCTGAAAGGAAGGGACCTTAGCAAGGTGAGGAATGCTGTCCTAACAAGAACTGGTTTCCTTGAATCACCTTGA
- the LOC126694583 gene encoding uncharacterized protein LOC126694583 isoform X2, protein MENGRYGLYRQSSGLWRSLRDGDFEEEDVWAVLRDRTDSTSMIGKSKEPSTSVPRPLPSASRMIPRATNSSCSSNGSSHEPKIVQQSAPVNIPDWSAIYGKKSKKASKNASWHDDDDDDDHGVMNDAGDSDEDEDEDEYNYRLPPHEIISRRLARSQISSFSVFEGVGRTLKGRDLSKVRNAVLTRTGFLESP, encoded by the coding sequence ATGGAAAATGGTAGATATGGTTTATACAGGCAGAGCAGTGGTCTGTGGAGGTCCTTGAGAGATGGAGACTTTGAGGAAGAAGATGTTTGGGCTGTTCTCAGAGATAGGACAGATTCGACTTCCATGATTGGCAAATCCAAAGAACCTTCTACTTCTGTTCCTAGACCACTCCCAAGTGCTTCAAGAATGATACCAAGGGCTACAAATAGTAGTTGTAGTAGTAATGGATCTTCTCATGAACCCAAAATTGTTCAGCAATCAGCACCTGTGAACATTCCTGACTGGTCAGCGATTTATGGAAAGAAGTCAAAAAAGGCCTCTAAGAATGCTTCATggcatgatgatgatgatgatgatgatcatgGGGTTATGAATGATGCAGGGGACAGtgatgaagatgaggatgaggatgagtaCAATTACAGGTTACCCCCACATGAAATTATTTCTAGGAGGCTTGCAAGAAGTCAGATatcttctttctctgtttttgaAGGTGTTGGGAGGACTCTGAAAGGAAGGGACCTTAGCAAGGTGAGGAATGCTGTCCTAACAAGAACTGGTTTCCTTGAATCACCTTGA